From Pan troglodytes isolate AG18354 chromosome 1, NHGRI_mPanTro3-v2.0_pri, whole genome shotgun sequence:
GACCAGTGCTGTCAAGAACAGAGCATCTGATGAATTCTTAAGCACCTTGCTGGGAACATCTTCAGACTGGGGAGGCAGGGAAAGAAATGTCTTTGAAAAAAGAGTTCTTTGGGGATGTGAATGTGGCAGGACACTGGGAAtaaaagatcacaccactggggAAGTTGTAACAAGGAGGGGAACAGTGGGAGCATTCAGTCTGGAGGTTCCAAGCCAGAACTCATTCTCCCCAGGACGCTGAGGTCCTTTTATGACAGAAGGGAACTGCCCCTGCTGGGGGCTGCCTTTGGCAATCCCAAACCTCCTTATTTAAATATCAGTACTTCTCAACTTCTATCTGAaagtgtattatttaaaaatgaataaataaatattagtgttGATCTCCACTCTCCTTTTTGCCCCAAAACTCCATATCCCAGTAGAAAGTCTTGGAGATCTGCTTCTTACTAGCTTAAGGACTAGAATaaagaaggagaaacagaaataCATGTGAGAGACACTAACCACCATTATTTGAGCATATACAATGATCTACCTCCCTAGCCTATTACAATACAAATCATTTGACCTTTACAATTCTGAGGAGTGGATGGAACTAGCTTTATTTAACTTATAGGGAAAACGAGGCTCAAACTGATTGAGAGATTTTCCCATGAAAACACAGATGGAAGAAACAGGGTAGGTATAACTTGCTTCTCCCAGAACATTCCCTGGACTTTCCTGCCAGTGCTCACATTGTGTGTTCCACCTAAAgggccactgtttttttttttgacatagggtctcactccattgctcaggctggtgtgcagtgatgtgatcacggctcaacctcaacctcctgggctcaaatgatcctcccacttcagccttccaggtagctgggactacaggcatgcatcaccatgctcacctggctaactttttatttattttttgtagagcagggtctcactatgttgccccgttggtctcaaactcctgggttcaagtgatcctcctgccccagcctcccaaaatgttgagattacaagtgtcAGCAACTGCACCCAACCCCCATTATTCTTAAAAGGGCAACTCTCATCTAACTCTTGCATCTGGCCATCTCAGATGACTCCAAGGTGGAAGCAAGCGCATCTTCCTCTATCAGATGGGACTTTTACCTCTTTTATGACATGTCACCGTCTTCTCCTAATGTGGCCACCTATGTACATCTTATTTCCTCTCCTAGAATGTGAAATCCTTAAGAAGAGTAACAGTGTCTCATTCAACTAGGTATGACCCAAAGAATTTCATAGGAGCATTAGAGAAGTTTCTTGCTCACAGTAGGTGTTTGACACACGTTGGTTGCATGAGAAACACAGAGGCATTGCAAAAGATGAAATCTCAGGTATGCTGGTACCACAGCCCCTTGTTTGCAGCTCAGATGAACTAGATCTGAGGGTTCGCTGTCATCAAAAGCAAACGCTGGCCAGTTGCCAGAGGGCATCTACCCCATCCTGGCTTCTGCTTCAAAGTTTCTCCTAAGTCCCGGCCGCAGCTCTCTTGATCTTTCCCTATTTGCTCATTAAAGTTAATTTTGGACATGAAAAGATCCAGAACCAAATATTTCATTAAGGCCAGGTCTTAATGCAGCAACTGCGACAAAACAGGTAAAAATAGGGCAGAGGTTCTGAGTATGAGGCCAGCAAATGTGGCACCTGTTTAAACCTCAGGCCCTCTGTTCATGGGCTGATATCTTCAGTCAGCTTGGGGGATGCTAAGAATATCAGGGGAAGCCAATTATGTCTCTTTATAGAGATATTTTAAGTATTCAAGGAGCTCCTCAGTTCTCCTTCTTGGGGTATTAAAGAaataactggccaggcacagtggctcacacctgtaatcccagcactttgggaggccaaggcaggctgatcacttcaggtcaggagttcgagacctgcctagacaacatggtgaaaccccgtctctagtaaaaatacaaaaattagccaggcgtggtgacgcacccttgtagtcccagctactcgggaggctgaggcaggagaatcacttgaacccaggaggcagaggttgcagtgagctgagattgtgccagtgaactccagcctgggcgacagagtgagaatctgtctcaaaaaaaaaaaaaaaaaagaaagaaatgacaatttTTGTAAAAAGTGTCGTCTAGAGTCCTGGAAAAGGACTAAGATaccaattattaataattattaatatcagCTACCATTTTCTGAGTTACTACAAAGATTGTGCTGagtatttttacataaattatgtCTTCTAATCCATATAGTAACAGTAACCCTCTGAAGTGAGAGAAGTTAAGCTATTGGCCTGAGCTCTTATAACTACTGAATGGCAGAAAACAAGACAAAGGTGAGGCTCCAGCCGTGGCAGGAGTAGTCCTAGAGTCCATACCACTAAATGCCTCACTGTGTTGCTTGTTAGGGTATCTCAAAatgtccttgtcttttttttttttttcttttgagacagagtcttactctgtcgcccaggctggagtgcagtggtgcggcctccgctcattgcaagctctgcctcccaggttcacgccattctcctgcctcagcctcccgagtagctgggactacaggctaattttttgtattcttagtagagacggggtttcactgtgttagccaggatggtctcgatctcctgacctcgtgatccgcccatcttggcctcccaaagtgctgggattgcaactTGTCCTTCTTAACAGGAAGAAAAGACACTAGCCAATAACTGCTGCATTAGATGGTGCTGCTCTGAGTGAGGTACCAGTGAGGTGAGGCCTTGATGTTAATTAAATCTcatatataaaattcatttatttgaggAATAAAAAAGTAGGGGCTTCACACAAACTATTGGTGCTATGAGAAACCAAGGACATCTTTGCCTGTGACATGCCTCTATGGCATGTCAAGATTCTTAAGATCCAATGGGATTGTTTGTAAAGTTTGACAAAGCTGGAGCTGGAGGAGTGAGGAAAGCTGGAGAACACAGAGACATGGTAAATTGTCCCCAATCTCAGACTTCTCTAATCTTCCATTCTAACATACTTATCTTTGTTTTAGGGGAAATTTTAATTCTAGTAAGTGTAAGTTACTCATTCCTATGGAattctttttaaaggaagaacTGGGGTCCAAAATATATTAGTAAGTCTAAATACATGAATAATCACAATAAATTTAAGTATCTTAAATTCCTTTGTCAAAGTAACACAGATTTTTCTGAATACTCTAAGCTATAGTGTTaaactatataatatttaaaagacatattCTTAAACTAAGGGGGTACAGAAAGGCTGAAAAATAGGCATTAAAGTATActagataaataataaaagaaagcacATGCTATAATGCTAATATctgacaaaagaaaatgaaatgagaagcaTTAACAATTAAGAGGgacaaagatatttttctttcaattgtattcaattcaccaagaagatataATTTATGAATCTTAATGCATTGACAATGTGgcattatatttttgtatatataaatatgtgcattAAATAAATGCTgatggaaataaagagaaataatacaGAGCCATGGTCAAAGAACATAATACATTCATTTCAGAAATAATCatatcatatacaaaattaataaaaattattttgaattaattttgaagatttgaattaattattttgaaaatttgaataCTGCACaggaatatttattaagaaaaaaatacatcccCTTGCTCCCCACCACCCCGCTCAAAACAGAAATAACATCAACATAAAAAGAAcggtaaaaagaaaacaaaataatttatttggaaattaagacATTCTTCTAGGTAACTTTTgtgttaaagagaaaataaaaataaaaatggaaaaactagtAAGAAGTGAATGGTAACTCCATGTATCAGAGACTCTAGACTGCAGCCAGAGTAGaatcagaagaaaaaggaagtctCCTCCAAACCCTCCAGGGATTATGATTAAGGGGTGGCTGAGCTAGTTGCCCCTTACAGGTTCATCCCACATTGCCAATTCCCCTGAGCCTTCAGACTTCTTAAACTAGAGTGGCACTATCCAATACAGTAGTCGCTAGCCCCAAGTGCTAAATTTAAATTAACCAAAgtaacaataaaatttaaaattcagtgttttAGTTGTTCTGGCCACATTTTAAGTACTCAATAGCCACAGGTGGCTGGAAGTTATTGTGCTGGACAGCACAAGCTACAGAACATTCCATCGTAGAAATAGAAAGTTCTGTTTGGCAGTGCTTCTCTAATGTTTGCCAGGGACATTCCAAAATGTCAATTCCACTGACTGTAGGCCACCACTGAGTCCAGGTTTCAACTGGCCAACCTAGCAGACTGTATGTACTACTTCTATTTGCTCAAGCCAACATATTAAATTCAGAATCTCAGGGAAGTAAACTCATATCAAGGAATGTGGTTAAGTCAGCTCTTCAATTTTACTTTAGATGGTCAAATAGCTTTAGGATTCATTCATAGCCATGCTCCCCAAACTCTGGCCAAAACTGATTGGTAAAGTCTCATAATTATTGTAGTGTATCAGTTTCCTCTCCCACCTCAGACCAGGTCTTGTACATCCTTACCTTGGACCTACTCTTGTTATGGTCCTGGAGGTACTTAGAGAAGTGGGAGTGAATCCTACAGAGGTCAGCATCCCATGGGGATGGCATTCTCCCAGGTGCAGTGATTGACaggtgtttatacagagaaaggTGCCCATACAGAGAAAGGTGCCCTCTCTGGTGGGAAGAGGGGTTTCCTCAATCAAAAAAGGAGGTCATATGGAATTGGGGAGTTCAAAGTTTTCAGCctgcccaggcgcagtggcgcacacctataatcctagcattttgggaggctgaggcaggcagattgcttgaggtcaggagttcaagaccagcctggccaacatggtgaaaccccgtctctactaaaaatacaaaaattagctaggcgtggttgtgtgggcctgtagtcccagctactcaggaggctgaggtgggaggatcacttgagcctgggaggtggagattgcagtgaactgagattgtgccactgcactccagcctgggtgacagtgagaccttgtctcaaaaaaacaaaacaaaacaaaacaaaaaaaccaaagtttTCAGCCTCACCTTTTCTCCCTCTCATATCTCAGGATCTCACTCCTTCTCCCACCAATGCCCTTAACTTAGTCTTAGAGACTGGCAGGGGCAAGCATTTAATTGGTTCTGCCACTGTACAAGCCATACAATACAGCATTTGATGTCATCTTTGCCATATCTGCCATGAAACTATAAGAAATAAGGGATTCCTTTAAAGATGGCATAAAAGTGCTTTCATTTCCCACCCATCTTCTGAATTGAGTATTTAAGgccttcaatttttcttttcactctgtaCACTCTCTTGGGCAGCACTGTCCAATACAACCTTCTGCAGGGATAAAAGTGGTCTCTACCTATGCTGCCCTATAATATAGCAGTCACTAGCCATATGCAGtttttgagcacttgaaatgtggctagtgtgactgaagaactgaattttaaatttcatttaattttaattcatcttaattttaatgtaaatagccacatgtggttagtggCTACCAGACTGGACAGCGCAGCTCTAGGGCACCAAAAGGAGTTAGCTGACCCAAAATTTTTATAATCATTATTGTCATCATCTTACCAATTTGCTAAAGCCACTTCCTCTCCCAACCCCTTGTCCTCCACTTGCACTTCAGTCCATGCAATAATGGTGTAATTGCGATGCCACCATAACTTGGAAATGAAATGTCTCCTTTTCCCTGGCAAGGAGGTTATCCATGCATTTCTCAAGTGTGAGAGCAACCTAGCCCCAGAATTCTATCTTCAGGGCCACTCTTGATATCTGTTACTCTATCAATCATTGATCTAGAATTGCACACTCAAACGGGGTAAAACTGTTAACTAAAGGGGCCATTTAAAACACTGTTGGCAGGAAAGCTAACATACCCAAGGGTTAGCGACAGTAAAGAGCCACTAACCACACCTAGGCACAGGGAAGCAGCTGACCAGACCTGAGGGGTAGGTCTAGCTGTAGGAGCTGGCCTCCTGCTGGAGCTGGGGCCCTCTGTAGGTGATGCAAACAATCTCTGCACTCAGCAGAGAGGCTACCTGGGAATGGATACGTCAGACCCACTCTCCTCCTGCTCAccaccctccttcctccttcctccttcctgtgcCTTCCTTTAACAAACCCAACCAGAAGCCAGAATGTGAAGAACGTTGTTATTGCCATCCATAAAGTACAGCCTCCAGAGGCATAGAGGGTGGGTAAGGGTGGAGGGTGGTTCTAGAGTAGCAAACAAAACATTTCTCTGTTTGTGCTACTACAGTAGCTCACCCATGTTTGAACTATTAAGAAAAAAGTCTGGACAGATGAGGCCTGGACTCTGACCTTGTGCTGATTCCCCATAGAAATGCCACCTGTGAGTTCCTGATGAAGGCAGCTGGTCTTCCCTCTCCTGGAGCTATTCCCTAATGAAATCAAATGAGTTACAAACATTAACAATGACAAACACAGTGAGGAAAACTGAAGCAGCCAAAGTGGGACAAATTAAAAAGGTGATTTTGAAAGAATCTTATAGTAAAAACATAGTAACGGGCAGTTTTCTATGACATGTCTAGAGATGATTCCTTGTATCTACCCCACAAACAAATCTTGTTATTGAAATCCTCTAAAATGCATTCTACACATTACTCAGCATGATACTCTGTAATTCTAAATAATTCTTTAATACAGGTTTGTATATGTagtgtgtgagtatgtgtacTACACTTTTAGCAATATTGTAAGCTCTGTGAGGACAAGATTACGTCACAATTAGTAAATTCATATTTACTGGATTCCTGAGGACCTTCttgctcactggagcatttcagGATGCTATACACAGTGGTAAAGGCTGTGCCTGGGGCCCCTTGGGACTGTGGGATGGTGCACTGGGGAGACAGGCATGGGGGGAGACTCACCATGGAGTAGACAGGCCACAAAGGACCTCCTCGGCTCTTTTGGTCAGTCTGAGTTTCCCCCACAAAACAGCTTTCCCAGTACTCTGTGTCTAGATTCTGGAGCTGTCTTGCAGTTCTGCTAATCATTCACCACCTTTGGCTTCTTTCTCAGCTACTGTGGGCAGTGTGTCTGGTTTGGGATGGGTGATTCCTATCTTCAAAGTCCTGGGATCAGGATGTTCATGTTTTAAATGAACAACATGTAGCTTTGATGCCTGGCCAAGGAGGGGGACGGGACACCACAGATAGAAGGTTATTTTGGGGCTATTTATTCTGCATCCATATCATTTTCAGCCTCAAACATCTGGTGTTCTAGTGCACACTTCTGCCCTTCTCCTCCTCTGACTGTCGACATCCCTGTTCCAGTTTTCAGGAGTTAAATAGGGTAGCCAGAAGATGAATGGTATTTGTTTGTCCCCCACATCCACTGCATCCCTAGACCCACTGCCCCAAAGGCAGTAGAAGTAATATTACTAGTGAACAAATTCAGCCCACCTGCATGCCTGCAGTCCATTCTAGGTAGAACTAGGTTACTCAGAAGCAGGCACTGGTTCTTTGCTGATGGTAAACACTTATAGGAGCATTGGAGTTCACTGCACCAGGAGCCACTTTTCCTCAGGGCAGTTCAGTGATTTCCCAGAGCAAAGGCAAGAACCAAAGGGAATCCCAACCATTTCTCCTCCCTGGTCCGCTCCATCACAAAGTCACACCCACAACTTCCCTTGTACCTCCTCTCCCTAAGCATGCAGCTCTTTGAAGTTTTCTGAATGTTTTGACCACTAGCTAAAAGAAGACAATTGTGGGGTAATAAATACTCCCTTTCTATGCAACAACCCTGTTCTCTCTCTCAATTTAGAAAACACATGTCGAAGTCGTTCCTTCCTCTAATGGAAATAAAGGCTTTGCTAATTAAGAGAAAACTGGGACCAAAACCCTGATCTCCTAATTTCCAGtcaatcttttttttccatttcatcacCCTGTCTTCCTAAAGCTGGGTTTCTAcaacaaaatgtcaacagtggttATCATCAGGTTATGGGATtgcaagtgtttctttttctctcagtttTGGCTTCTGtatttttccagatttttctaTAAGGGTTATGTATTAGCTTTGCATTAGCTTGGATGAACTAGCTGCACTAACAAACAAATGCAATAATTTCcattccttaattttaaaaaagttaatttctttttatattcatgCATAGTCCAAAATGAGTGTTCATGATCTGCGTATAAGCCTCCTACAATGAGTAATCCAGGAAATCTGTCCCTTATACCTTGGAGCTCCtccatcctcaacaaaatatgacTTTTAACTAGGCTGGGATATTCTGTATTAagccagaagaaagaaaagtagctAGAAAAGTATGTGAGGGAGGATTTTATGGGTAAGAACAGAAAGTAATATATATCACTTCCTTCACACTTCATTGGCTAGGACTCAGTTATAAGCCTGCATCTAACTGCAAGGAAGGATggcaaacaaaagaagaaaaagaaacaaattttatgaATTGCTAGCCAGTATATGCCACACttgtatacatataaaaaaaagGTTGAAGTTAAAATGGAATAAGGAAGTCAAGTCCCTCTGGAAAGCAATCTTATGCTCTCTTTCCTACAGTATTTTCACATGCAAATCTCCATTCTCCCACTGGCAAAAAGTGGCCTCCACCCACCAGGGTATAGAGAGATTGGATTTTCCTGATACaatcatgtgtcacttaatgacggGGATATGtgctgagaaatgtgtcattaggtgacttcatcattgtgcaaacatcttAGAGAGTACTTACATaagcctagatggtatagcctcctacacacctaggctaaaaggaatagcctattgctcctaatCTAcagacctgtacagcatgttactgtgctgaatactgtgAGCAATTGTAACACATGctaagtatttatgtatttaaacatacctaaacatagaaaatatacagtaaaaatatgatataaaagactaagaaaaatagTATACTTGTAtaaggcacttaccatgaatggagcttgcaggactggaagttgttctgggtgaatcagtgagtggtgagtgaatgtgaaggcctaggacattactgtatgcTTTTATAggactggcagtgcagtaggtttttTTATGCCAGCATTACTGTTACAGGACCAACAGGTTCATTTGCCCACTGTGCAGCAACAGATCAATATGCCaagacagcagggtttgcagcagagaaagagtttaaggATTGCAAGGCAGCTGAGTGAGAAGATAGGAGAAACCCTCAAATCTATCTCCCTGAGGAATTTTGGGCTGAAGTTTTAAGGGGATCATGGAGGGCAAGAGGCTGGAAAATTGAGGTAACTGATTGGTTGGGGTAAAGGCGATGAAACCATCAGGATGTTGAGACTGAATTCTTTAGTGAGTCGGTTCTTTGTGGGGTCTTTCGGACTAGCTGACATCAGTAGTTTCACTGATATATAGGAcctgaaagaatatctcaaatGAAAAACGTAATGTTTCACAATGCTCAAGTTGTTGCCTATAGAGCagttaaggagaactacaatctAGGCTCTGCATGATTCTGGGGCAATAGACAGCAAAAAACTATGAGGAAGCAGGTCAGAGAGCAAGCTCACCTAATGATTAATGCTGAATGTGCTGCaagcttggtttatttttatttctcccccttccttcttccctgattaaatttataaaatttatatggacagtttcatcaccacaaacacgtgaGTAATGTGTTAAGCTATGATGTTGGATAGCTATGATGTCACTACATGAcagaaatttttcagctccattataatcttatgggaccatggTTGAATATGTGGTCCATTATTAGGCAGCACATAATTTTATTAAGTAAGTGTGAGAAATATTTGGATGAGATGGGATTAAGTGGGGACATACTTGGATGGGAGAGAGAGCTCAGAGGCAGCGCTGTGACCTAGGTGTAAACTCTCCTTGTCCCCACTGGGGGTGTCAGCACACAGATGCTGTCTCTTTGCCCTACAGCATTGCTTGTATCATGAGGACAGATGATACAAGATGTGGAGGATCAAAGTTAGCATGGTTCATGTTCTATGATGAACTTCCTCTCCCCTAAGCACACTTATCACCCTCAGAGAAATTCCTATTCCATGTACCCTCTGTAATAAACCCAGAAATATTTGTGTGCCTAGGGATGCCTCACATTCCCTGTACCTTGTTCTCCACACCCTCTAAATGAAGACTTTCACATATTT
This genomic window contains:
- the LOC100611080 gene encoding uncharacterized protein LOC100611080, giving the protein MISRTARQLQNLDTEYWESCFVGETQTDQKSRGGPLWPVYSMGIAPGEGRPAAFIRNSQVAFLWGISTREKETFHFQVMVASQLHHYCMD